Genomic DNA from Coffea arabica cultivar ET-39 chromosome 7e, Coffea Arabica ET-39 HiFi, whole genome shotgun sequence:
ATAGGAAAGCTCACAATTTTGACAGTCCACGCTAACTCTAAGCCAATACTACAAAAAGAACCCTCAAAACGGGCTGTCTCAACCGAAAAGAACTCATTTTCCTTGTCTGATGTCATCTACCAAAAATTTCAGGCTCTCATGCTGGAGAGGCAGAGGTGAAaccgaatcgatcaggcagTTTTGTTCTGGTTAATGGAGAATAATGCTCCATCTGATGAACGAACTGTACATCATGAACCAAAGGGTTACTGGTTCTGCCCGGAGGAGATCCCGAGTAGAAGGAAAGTGAGCATCCATTACTGCACAAAGATTCTCCCTCATCCCTTGTCTGCAATTTACAGCATTGATAATGTCAAGAAGCTATTAGAGGAAGTATGCATATAAAGGCATGAATATTGTCATTGAGGACATTAACAAACATACCTTTTCGGTTGTAATCATGCTGAGAGTTCCACTTCTGCCATCAGAATTTATTTGACTGATATTGCAGAATGCAGattaaaaacaagaaaaca
This window encodes:
- the LOC113702203 gene encoding uncharacterized protein, whose product is MHHLSVKSNVVDTGAETRLGYGCNNPPLCPKPRRLGSSVPEFLRTLGCNSHSQINSDGRSGTLSMITTEKTRDEGESLCSNGCSLSFYSGSPPGRTSNPLVHDVQFVHQMEHYSPLTRTKLPDRFGFTSASPA